Genomic segment of Mytilus edulis chromosome 12, xbMytEdul2.2, whole genome shotgun sequence:
TTGGTGCAACTTTAGCTTTCCCAAGAATGAAACCTATGTTTGGTTCACCACTACTGTCGGTCGTGCGTAGATATGCAACAGCTGCTATGGCTTTTTCTGATGCATCAGAGAAGACGTGCAACTCCTCTGTGGCTGTTTTGCTGAGATACGGTACGTAGGTACGTGGAATGCGTAATGTTTCGATAGCAATTAGAGTATCTTTCCAAGATTTCCACTCCGCTTCTGTTTCATCAGAGAGAGGTTGGTCCCAATCGACGGTTTCTGATACTATTTTCCTTAATAGTAGTTTCCCTCTAATAATCACAGGAGCCAAAAATCCAAGAGGATCGTAGAGACTGTTTATCGTCGATAAAATTCCTCTCCGAGTTATTGGTTTGTTTTCAGATGATAATTGAAATAAGAAATTGTCAGTGTTTACATCCCAACTGAGTCCAAGGCTACGTTGTAAGGGTTTACTGTCGCATTCTAAGTCTAGATCTTTAAGATTTGAAGCCAAATCACTGGCATGAAATGCAGACATAACTTCCGCACAATTAGAGGCAAACTTGTGAAGGCGTAAGTTTCCATATTTTGCTAATGCTTGCTGTGTGTCCTTCATGAGCTTAACAGCTTCCTCTTTGGTAGGACATGACGTAAGACCGTCGTCAACGTAGAAGTCTCTTGTAACAAAGCTAGTCACGTGACTGCCGAACTCTTGTTCTGATGCCTGAGCTGCTTTTCTGAGTCCAAGCGTAGCAACGGCAGGTGACGGACTATTTCCAAAAACATGAACTCTCATGCGGAACTCGACAAGGTTCTCTTGTAGGTCGTTGTTTTTATGCCATAAAAATCTCAGATAATTTCGGTGGTCTTTTCTCACTACAAAGCAGTGAAACATGTGTTGAACGTCTGCAGTTACTGCGACCATTTCTTTCCGGAAACGCAGCAGTACTCCCAAGAGATCATTGGTCAAGTCTGGACCTGTTAGCAGGACGCTGTTGAGTGAAACGCCATTACATTTGGCGGAAGAATCAAACACACCCCTAATCTGATCGGGTTTCTTCGGGTGATAAACACCAAACAATGGTAAATACCAGCACTCTTCATGTTCGCCCAACGGTGGTGCGAGCTCTGCATGATTATTATCTAAGATTTTACTCATAAACGTAAGAAAATGTTCCCGCTTTActgggtttctattcagactggCGTCTAACATGTTAGCACGATGAAGAGCCTGTGGTTTGTTGCTTGGCAATGGCTGTCTTGGCACTCGGAACGGTAACGGTGCTACCCAACTTCCTTCCGAGTCTCTGACAAATTCGTTGTCCATCTGTTTCATGAACATTTTGTCTTCATATGACATTCCAGGCTTATCATCGTCCATTGTTTTTTCAAAGAATGGCGATTGTAAATCTTTCTTAACGGGGTCTGTGTAGTTTTCCCGAATGTCAAATTTGCTTGTACATGGTTGAAACGTTGAAGGTTGTCCTGTAGGTAAAATGTtagttattttgacatttaactcAAGAGGCACATGCTGCTTGTTAATGCAAGTTTCTCCTATCACTACCCAACCCAGTTTCAATTGTTGTGCATATGGAGTTCTGGGTGGTCCTATGCGCTGGTCAAGGACAtggtgtgcctctataaggtctCTGCCAATTAAGAGGAGAATTTGGCAATTTTCCTCTATTGGTGGAATGCTAGCCCTAAGTTCTCTTAAATGAGGGTGATGCATTGTAACTTCAGGAGTAGGTATTTCGTCCCTATTATTGGGAACATGATCACATTCAATCAGTACAGGAAGATCAAACTTGTCATTACCATTGATTGATTCCATGACGAAACCTCTTCCTCTTTTCCCGGAAGTGACTACTTTGCCGGAGCATGTTGATAGAGTATAGTTCTCCGGTTTATCTTTTACGTCGAAAAGATTGAAGAATTCAGGTGATGCTAGTGACCGGTTGCTTTGGTCATCAATGATGGCGTACATGCGAATAACTTTGTACTGGTTATCTTTGTGATACAGGAAGTATTTTAGCACACGATTTCCCGCTATATGTATCTTTGCAGATCTCAGTACAGATAGAGTTAACTGAGGTTGACTTAGTTTCAGCCGATTCTGTAGgctccccgccgtaggcttgCTTAGGTATGCTTGACTGAGAACTTGCAGGTTGCTGTGGTCTAGTGATGTGTAGTGCGGTAGTGTGTTGTTTACTTCCACATTCTTTACAACTTATGCGTGCATTGCATTCCCGGCTTCTGTGTTTGGTAGAATCACAACACTTGTAACAgacattgttttctttcaaaagacCTTTGCGTTCCTCTATTGACTTGGCTCGGAACGCTCGACATTCATTTAAGGAATGCCTTGTATTGTGCAGAATACAAAGACCTTGTTTGCTGGCGTCTCCAGATTGCTGCTCAACCGCTGTTTTATGAGTACCAACTTTAGTCTTGGGGTAAGACGTGAACCTTGGCGCAGCACCTTTTGTATTTGGTGTGACTTTTGACCCAAAGATTAATCCAGGATCGTTTTTAATTCTACTGATTTCACTGATGAAagcagataactctgtaaaggGAGGAAAGGCAACGCCGTGGTTAGATTTGTATCTAGACGCCCTTGTAATCCACTTTTCCTGAAGTCCATATGGTAGTTTTTCAATGACAGGGTTTATTCCGGTCGGTGAATCAAAATAAGCTAGCAgacatcccagcttgggattttccttgtggtattctatttctgatagaatGTCAGATAGTTCATAAAGACGTGCGTTGTCCTTATTCGTCAATGTTGGGAATTTGTCAAGTTTACTCCTGAgagaggcttccaacatttctggTGCACCATACCGCTCGTCAAGCCTTTTCCATAATCTTTGTATACCTATTGTAGGATTATTGGCGTTCGACGCTCTTATGCTTATGGCATGTTTAGCAGATTCTGGACCGAGCCACTTGATCAATAAATCAATCTGTTCCGAGTCAGATACTTGTAACTCGTCCGTCACGTTTTTAAAGCTTGCTTTCCATGTATGGAAGGATTCTGCCCGATCGTTAAAGCTTGTTAATCGGGAGAAAAGCAGGTCCTTGCGCAAGAGAAATCTAGTAATCTCCGATGTTGAGTTGATTTGTTGCTGGTGtgcaacagggatctcttctattacgccttgtttttggtgtgaaacagggatctcttctatgaCGTCT
This window contains:
- the LOC139497727 gene encoding uncharacterized protein, which codes for MYAIIDDQSNRSLASPEFFNLFDVKDKPENYTLSTCSGKVVTSGKRGRGFVMESINGNDKFDLPVLIECDHVPNNRDEIPTPEVTMHHPHLRELRASIPPIEENCQILLLIGRDLIEAHHVLDQRIGPPRTPYAQQLKLGWVVIGETCINKQHVPLELNVKITNILPTGQPSTFQPCTSKFDIRENYTDPVKKDLQSPFFEKTMDDDKPGMSYEDKMFMKQMDNEFVRDSEGSWVAPLPFRVPRQPLPSNKPQALHRANMLDASLNRNPVKREHFLTFMSKILDNNHAELAPPLGEHEECWYLPLFGVYHPKKPDQIRGVFDSSAKCNGVSLNSVLLTGPDLTNDLLGVLLRFRKEMVAVTADVQHMFHCFVVRKDHRNYLRFLWHKNNDLQENLVEFRMRVHVFGNSPSPAVATLGLRKAAQASEQEFGSHVTSFVTRDFYVDDGLTSCPTKEEAVKLMKDTQQALAKYGNLRLHKFASNCAEVMSAFHASDLASNLKDLDLECDSKPLQRSLGLSWDVNTDNFLFQLSSENKPITRRGILSTINSLYDPLGFLAPVIIRGKLLLRKIVSETVDWDQPLSDETEAEWKSWKDTLIAIETLRIPRTYVPYLSKTATEELHVFSDASEKAIAAVAYLRTTDSSGEPNIGFILGKAKVAPTSGHTIPRLELSAAVLAVEITQTIMDNLDLHIDTVKFYTDSKVVLGYISNETRRFFIYVANRVEKIRKFSSPSQWNYVPTNRNPADSGTRSVPAHEIHSSEWLLGPRQLLFSEQKNSENIYQLIDPDEDGEIRATVNVAKTFATLEHKGIGTERFNRFSNWTSLVRAIAFLERFSRLHGSKQAAPVNSLEGFSNAENFILISAQFEVYGDEIDCIKRQEQIHKRSPIANLNPFLDERGLLRVGGRIAKSDLNLREKKPLIVPGRHHIATLLVRHYHDKIKHQGRHFTDGAIRSAGFWIVGAKRLISSLIHKCVTCRKLRGKTECQIMSDLPEDRLEPSPPFTNVGIDTFGPWTIVSRKTRGGYANSKRWAILFTCLVTRAVHIELIEEMSSSAFINAVRRFAAIRGQVKIFRSDRGTNFIGAIDDLKIDSINVEDGPFKNFLYNSGTTWIFNPPHSSHMGGAWERMIGITRRILDSMLLNTAGRSLTHDVLNTLMAEVSAIVNSRPLVPVSTDPENPLILTPAMLLTQKTDYVFTSDHLGEFDKRDLCLAEWRRVQALASVFWSRWRKEYLPLLQQRRKWTEDRRDLIEGDVILLKDKNICRTQWPVGIIVNSFKSSDEHVRKAEVRVIVNEKATTYTRPIVDMILLVENNSV
- the LOC139497728 gene encoding uncharacterized protein, which codes for MEKLHEHRLALTKAKSTKTKTSRGKKSSHSGSSHVSDISSLARKKRAKAEAARTQIAFAEKQALLLKQEAMIEEQTLFKQNEIKAEAEQEAIRADQEATSRNAEAAHQRAEMKREAIRRKTLMEQEAARATREKAEIKAAMNILEAQREAAAAEAEARVLEYDGSQAFSDLPDEKEDPLQRVQDFVNKLPVSTVVKEVTGPQKKKQIPVKIELSHEAPAFVPSVALNLLSQTSAVLPSDTKSPEVTSIPDLGLVTGIQKLGLSDEIPAEHQKQGVKEAIPVLRTKQDVIEEIPVSHQKQGVIEEIPVAHQQQINSTSEITRFLLRKDLLFSRLTSFNDRAESFHTWKASFKNVTDELQVSDSEQIDLLIKWLGPESAKHAISIRASNANNPTIGIQRLWKRLDERYGAPEMLEASLRSKLDKFPTLTNKDNARLYELSDILSEIEYHKENPKLGCLLAYFDSPTGINPVIEKLPYGLQEKWITRASRYKSNHGVAFPPFTELSAFISEISRIKNDPGLIFGSKVTPNTKGAAPRFTSYPKTKVGTHKTAVEQQSGDASKQGLCILHNTRHSLNECRAFRAKSIEERKGLLKENNVCYKCCDSTKHRSRECNARISCKECGSKQHTTALHITRPQQPASSQSSIPKQAYGGEPTESAETKSTSVNSICTEICKDTYSGKSCAKILPVSQR